The genome window TGTAGCAGCTGCTCCAGGCTATATctattaagttaaaaaaaagaagaagaagagaaagaatggAATAATAGAGTAAATTGAAGTATTTAGGGTTTTTGGGTGACCCATCgctgtgaggaaaaacaacttTTCAACTAAAACTTTTGCTCACTGTGCcgacatgcacacatgcagcagctgcCGAGGTGAAACCTCATACATTTCACAAAGCTAAACATGCTCCAACAATCTCATTTTGTAGGctgtaatgaataataatatagataagaaaaaacaaaagcatatcagagggaaagagagaaagcatctgtctgacaaaaaaacccaaatataTGCTCTCAAACAATTCTTTTTACATAAGTTTCAGTAGCCCTTCACTcagagccagcagcagcagcagcagcagcagcagcagccacatggGCGGAGCTgcaccgcctcctcctcctccgccaccaccatcatcatcctcgtcaccatcattatcatcactgTCTTCATATGAAAACTCTGGAAGGCAAGCAGTCCCGCCCACTCCTGACAGAAGGGCTGAGTCCCACTCAGAAATCAAGGTATCAGTCAGTCTGTGTGATCATCGACCTCTGTCCATCgctatctctcacacacacacacacacacacacacacacacacacacacacacacacacactggtttccatgacttcagaggacattgcattgacttacagtcatttcctggagacttactactggcctaatcctaatcctaaccctgaccataACCATAATTTACCttttaaacatgtcttcaccttaaaatgtagtcatttacgttatggggacttgctttttgtccccataatgtgactgtttaaacagatgtaggtccccacaacattagtaatacctgtacacacacacacacacttcttcaaaCCAGTGTCTATTATCTTGTGAAACATGgtcttcactgtcacactgttacCTCATTAGGTCTTTTGAAAGACACCACTTAAATCCTAGCTAATCCCCTAAACCACCTTTCTTTCAGGTGAAAATCAACGGATGTGGGTGTCgagtcattttgtttattaatcCAGGTCCAAATCTGACAGTGTAGTGTAAATTATTGGAATTACGCAAACGCACTCGCACTCATCTTCGAccgcgttatcctccacatgagggtcgctggggggggagctggtgccaatcccagctgacatagggccaaaggcgaggtacatcctggacagatcaccagtccatcacagagacaaacaacctcccactctcacactcacactcacacctatagtCAGTTCCAAACGAGTCCTGAagccgggtcttcttgctgcaaagccATGAGCTCTAATTAAACAAACTATGTTAAAAAATATGTGTATCTCCTGCCTGTATGGCAAAAAAACGGTTATCGCATTCAAAATATGGCCAGTGTACCCTGCTCTTTCATCACTAACTGCACACTTAATACAGCTCCTTCACTTACTCGTTATAATTAGAGTTAAATACTTCGTAGCTGCCATTTTGACATTACATCTatggaaaagcacaggtgtaaaagATCAAATGATTAATGGCTTTCTCACTTAATATCATCAGTAACAGCAGTGTGATTGCCTGATCTataaaaatggctgctgtggaaaaacaGACTAACTGTGcttccacatgtttgttttgttgttaatcATCACCCCCACACTATGTTAGTGCTACTTCATTTTCAGAAGGCGGCTGTGGAAGTGCACTTGGCGAGTATTAGAGACTTTATCGCTGAGGATTGAGGAATGAATGAGGGAAGAACTCTGACGTAAAAGTGATGGTGTTTGCCCATCTGTCCAGCAGGGGCAGTGTGGCAGGGTCCTGTTCTCAACGTCACCACATCCATCTTTCTGGTGGATGCAGGGTGGGAGCTCAAGCTGCTGATGGTGTAGGGGAAAgaacattctgtgtgtgtgtgtgtgtgtgtgctcttcttTTTTGAGTGCTGTGTTTTATAATGGACTAGAGTAGGTTCATACTTTACAGCATGTAGCACGTAGAGGAATAACCTACTTATCCTTTGTTCTTCCAATctaatgattgtttttaatcatatcCTTAGATTATATTAATATCTCAGAAATTGTCGTCCTCACATGCTCttgaaatactgaaatatgTCAACATGTAACTGATACAATAGATTTACTGTTCCTCAAATTCTTTTGGAAACAAAAGAGACCATTTTGTtgaaaaacagccaaaaacaatCTTTTAAAGCGATATGAAtctgtatttctattcaaggtaatGAGCAGTTACATTTTGGTTGCTTTTAAATGACTTCATCACAGGTTTTTATCATCTCCACTATAACTTTCGGGGGCAAAACTCCTGTGAAAAGAAGGGCATATTTCTTTctatgttgtcttttgtttttatcattttattgtgtgtatttgtcactaatggatcatGACTACACTCTGCACACTCTCTGCATTAAGTGCAAATgaccaacaacacaacagtgctCATGTCACTTTCTGACATCAGCAAATTgggttttctttgttgtttttgttgtgattgAAAGACTAGTTTCAGTCATATTAGTGGTCACTATTTTCTCATATCTCAACCGACCACAGTATGAATTGATAATGAAATGTTGTTGTAGCCTTAACACTTAAACACACctagacacatttttgtgctcATTGAAACCCATTCTTATCACTATTGttgatgcatcatgacaaaagcaTGGCAACTTAAGGgttaaaaatttaaatgaaataaaaaattatacgattttcattttttatgaacacattttagTGCTCTGGGTGTGTTAACGTCACTTTTTTTGAAGGCGCATCTAAGGGTTAACAAAATATTTCATAAAGTGTGAAcatctttttcttccttctctgttgttttgaaaaaaaaacaaagcagcagtgaagcAGAGATCAGGGGTCGAGGGCTGGAGGTGGCCAAGTCTCCATTAGTGCATGTGTCTCGACCTAACAGTTCATTCTGGCTCCGACTCACGTTTGCCTTCTCTTTCAACAGAGATCACAGCCACATGGATCACAGCCTGAGCTCTTTCCAAGGTGAGAAGATGTTTGTGCAGCGCTGCTTTTAAAGCACACGCTGGCTGTTAGACGTCGAAATGAAGGCCACTCGTTATGAACCCATTGcattagagggaaaaaaacaaaacagaaatcttCCCATCAGAGTTTGAAGTGCAGTTCAGAACTGAAACCATTTGGGTGATGGTCGTCTGAGAACCTTTGCTATCGTTCCCACTTCAGGTGAACAGTTTGCCTGATGATGCTTGTGCAGTTTGAAATGCAGCGCTCATTTCTCCTCTCATAACTTCTTACGCCAAAGCGTTTTCTGatattgtggttttttttctctccactctctcgTCTCCTAACTTCCTTCTCTCCTTTCCTGTCTTTGCTTTAAAGGGGGACGAACCCATTTGCGACAGTCAAACTGAAGCCCACTCACACCAACGACAGATCGGCGCCACATGTGCGCAGATGACGTCATGATCTCGACCCCACATGACCTATGACCTGTGAAGCATACGTGGTGAAAGTGCGATGACATGAAatagaaagaaggcagaggagTTTATTTGTTTGAGGATTTTAGTAATTTATTCTTTAGGTCTTGATAAACCAACAATAAACGATGCTGAAGAGATGACATcaaatagattttattttccatttggtaataaatgattaaaacattttgatatGTACAGCTGATATTAGGATGTGAGTGTTAAGTCCTTGATGATGTAGAACATTAGACATATTGCTGTATTGTACTATTGCTCAGGGTTGGATACTTTATGTGATGCAGGGTATTAAAAGAAAAGCTTTAATGATCTTTTCcatattttatatctttttctATTGCCATTGAATTGCTTCTACATGTAAATTAAGATGACTGCAAAATGTAAATTGTATTGATACTGAAAGCTCTGGCAGATAATGTCATATCTTATAAATAATATGTCAGTAGCAGAGGTGTGATGAAAAACCATCTTTATAGCAGCATGTAATTGCTTTATGTAATCTGTACAAGGATAATCCGTGAAATTCTCATTCTCTATTTATCGAGTATCAGTTCATGTGTtagtttaaaataatttaataaaaaaagagttcGCTGCAGCACCTTTTTTTCATTGAAGCTCCACCTGTgacaaaaaagaacatttcttAATAACTGTCTTTATAAACAGCTGGTGGAGAACATGTAATAAAgccctttaaatgtgtgtcacgTGACTAACTATCATTCgatgtttattaaaatgacattttataaCACTCTTTGTTGCATATTCATCAGGACGCCACCCTCCCATAATCCTTCACACCTGCTCTCCCAGTCTGTTGGGACGCACACTGATGTGAACAGTTCTGTTCTCTCTGTATAATTGATCGCCTCAAAGcttcaggtgtgtttatttgCCCGGGCAGTAAAACGACCCACTAAAGAACATCAGGATTCCCATGTTGCCCGTTTGGCTCCTCTGCTGGGGATACTTAACCCACATTGAACCTCTGTGTGAATCCAATTGTGCTCAAGGCTTGACAGTGTAGTCCTGTTAAACTTAGTATAAAGACTGTGATGTATTATGGAATGACAtgacctcctccctccttcttcctccttcaGTGAAGTTAGATTTACGATGTCGCGTGCACCTGCAAAGGAAACGGTGACAGGAAGAGTGACGCCATAGTTTGTTTCTTGGATTTActgcttaaaaataaaagtgcagaaTCATTTGGACAAaagttattttaatttgaatagaaGGTCAGGATGTGTTCCATTTgggaaggaaagaaggatggaaggaaggagAATCATATAGAGCTCTGACAGTCACATGACTCGGTCCCTATTAActgccatgttggcagcctAATGCTTTGTTCACATCGTTCCACACGTCTATCGCGTCGTAGGATGATTTTGTACATTTGTGGACACAACTGAGGCGAGCACTGTTCCGCAAGTTGCCGTATTTTAAACCcaaacatttcttttctccatcAACCAAAGCATCGTTGCACTCtgtggaaacatctgcagagaagaaaccatcGACACACGGAGCCCGAACAAGCTCTGTATGGAGTAGAGCCGCTTCCAGCGACACTTTCGCGTTACGAGCTCCATATGGAGCTCCCGAGGGTTAACAGGGTGAAACTCGCCATGTTGTGTCTAGTATCGGCTCCGCatggtgttgtgaaaccacacaagacgacggtttcttctctgcagacataGATAAAGTGTCGTACAGCTCCGAGCGTCCACATACAGAAACAAAGGTTTGCAAATATGGTGTCTGTGCAGTGAATTGCAATTGCACGGCACATATGAACAGGACTGGTGCTGGATTCCACCCGTCAGAGTTCACTacgcactttaaatccacggaaaatatttatatatcgCAAAACTTGACATACTGAATAAGTCTGATCCTTATAATGCCCCCCGGCGTGCCGAGCGGGCTTtagagaggacattattccagagcTGCAGTGTCCCGACACCTTCAACTTCCCTTCAATTTACTGCAGAGAGCCACagaaagtttacaagagcccggagggaaacaaatggacgcaatctggctttgtgacaaacgcTCAACTCTGGAGTCTTCTAAAGATAATGTGGTGCAGACTTGAATGTCACTTTAGTCTATAACTCGTCGCGTTAACGACGACATCCACTGCTTGTGATTCACCTCGGTCgtctctctctggatctgtgggctCTCCCGTGAgtctctgactgttttggcATCCCAGGGCACAATCAGCATTTTTAGGACGAAAACAGccagcaaacaaacaagttgTGTGACATATTGTCTGGTACATACTGTTTGTCTATAGAGGGGAACAGCGTAGTTGTTCCTTGGTTGTGTGATGTCAGCTACCAGAGCTCTATTGAAGGAAGAAATCATCACAAGAGTGTTCTTGaggctttgttttctttatttattcttttttgacTTTATTCTTTCACAGCTTGACCTCTTTCTTCTTTTGGTATGTTTTACAACAGTTCGTTACCAGAGAGGAGGATGGACAGGAATGAAGAGTTAGATGTGTGAATAAAGGGCGGTGACATCGATAGAAGCAAATACAAGGGGGCAGGGGGAGCAGAGCTTGATGTGAACTcggcagagagaagagaaaaactgGAAATAAAGGGAAAAGAAAGAGGGCGAGGGGAAGGAAATGAAAATAGATAAGGAAGAGGATGAAGTTAGAAATACAGAAGGGAatgaggctctctctctcttcataattctgttttctttactaCTTTATGctttaaaatatgacattttattcCTGCAGgcagttctttttttctataTCTTAACACAAACAAGAATAGTTTGTATAAAAAGGATAAACTAAACAGCATGATTACAGCTTAGAGGGCAGTTGAGGAGTGGACGGTGTGGGTACAGAAGGCAGGGCACACagcggggtgtgtgtgtgtgtgtgtgtgtgtgtgtagcatggAGCAGCTGCAGTCTAGTGGGCTGGGAGTTGAGTACGGGTGAGGTGTCGGTGCTCGGGAGGGTCAGAGGGGAGTCATTGGGTGTGGGGATGCAGCGGCGGATAAGAGGACTGGGGTCAGTCACGCGAGGTGACGATTTATTCTTTCACCATGGCTGCGAATTCtgcaagagaagaagaaaagagttgTGAAAAGAGAATGTTTTGTTACAGGGGTTTAATACATGAATCGTTACTATAtagtaaatcagtgtttcccagtgTGGGTCTTCACCTGGTGGGCCCTGAAGGTACTGTAGGTGGTCCGTAAAGGCCCCGGTATACTTCAGCGCACAGTGCGCGGACGCAACGTGCATCGTGTGCATGACGATTTGTGTCATCAACACGCAACGTGCAGGCTGCACGTGAAGCCAGGATTTTGGAACAGGTTGGGTGCGCGTGGACAGCGCGTGCGCAAACTGATTTTCCACCCCACCAGTAGCTGGAgtataagccccgctcaccaagcagacaGAACATTTTGACAACAGGAGAAGTAGTTGCGAAGGATaatcatccgagcctcgacctggctgACGGAATGAGCCAGACacgtccgagggagctgtagcatcgttctcttcttctttggtaggaatgcgtcctattcccagcgtccagacttgtaccgccacccgttGGTGAAGTGAGAAACTACAGGACCCTGATAGGCGCCGCGCACGTTGACGCACGCGGCATGtgcgcggaagtataccagAGCCTTAAGAGACCGTtaagtataaatatattaaagagatgtttcatttaaaaagtattaatgagtaaagttatttttttcatttgtacacCAGATTCAAAATTCtgatattttcattcattttttgttattttaagatattttcagtttttttgtttctgtgaaattcattatattcatataaatacTGGATCCTATAGTCATAATTGTGATTTAAGGTTTTGGGCCAGAGGATTCTGAGGTTCAGTCATGACTTTACTAGATATTTGCTTTGTGCAATTTGTTAACATGGGCTTAACTTAACTTTACCTGTCTTCGTCGTCAATCAACGTCAACTTCACTCTGAACCATGCGACATATACAGTCAACCTATGATATAATGCTTACTCAGCACAAGTCAGCTTGTTCTGCTCAGGTATGAAGTGAACTCATGCTGAAACGACGCTGAAGCATTTCAGACCCTGTGATAATAACTCTGGCTTCAagactgctgctgttgacaGGATGCACCATTCATCATGTTTACACGATCGCTAATTCCACTCCTGATAAATTATCTGGGCTACACGTTTGTATAAAGTCAGACATTTGTGTCTGCCCCAActatttatatacagtctgtTATCCGTCTACAGTACTGGAGAGTTATTACTGATATAATTAGAGTGAAGTTGTACAAACCTTGTGGTTATGCGGTTCAGTTTGTACAGTGGAGAATATCATCAGTCGAACAGCGATGCCATTTAATGACTAAAAATCTAATTTAGCTTATTCTGATGAATTGATCCTAATTGAGTGAGATGTGATTTCTTGCATGTGTGGCTgtagcacttcctgtgtgtggttgtgagtgACTTGCTGCCATTcgatgtttcttttttttaccttcgaCTCCAATCTTGCCATCTCCGTCCTTGTCGGCTGCTTTTAAAAATGCTTTGGTTTCTTTGTCTGTCAGGTCCCTGCCATCTTTGGCGAAACCCTTCAGGACGAATCTgctcagggagagagagggagagagagagagggagagagggagagagagggagagagagagagagagagagagagagagagagagagagagagggagagagggagagagggagagagggagagagagagagagaatgtgtgtgtgtgagtgaatgccGGTGCTTTGTGTGCGGTGAGATTGTGCTCGCTGGCGTTTATCTCACttgagctcctcctcctcgatgAAGCCACTGTTGTCAGCGTCTAGCACCGTGAAGATCTTCTTCACATCGTCAAAAGGCCTGGTCTTCAGACCCACCATCTCAAAAAACTTCTTATGGTCGAAGGAGTCAGcagctatacacacacacacacacacatatacacgtgTGTAGATAAATGTGTATAATAAACAAGAAATTCTTCAGTCACCATCTAAACTGCTCActtcccgcaccaaagtccacagagagacTCGTGGATTATTTACGTCTGACCTAAGCAACACAAACTACCAAACAAGGTGTCACTGCATGCTTTTCTGAGCCAGGAAAATAAAATGGTGGATTATTATCAGTGGCACATGCTTTCACCTTTGAATGCATCTAGAGCTTTCTtgatgtcatcagtgttgagGATGCTGTTCATGGCCATCTTAGCTGTTAAAGAAAACAAGGACAAGGAGGACGAGAGGGacagagatggacagagagggacagagaggggaCATGTTTAAAAACCAGGGCcattaaaacacagaacaacaactcAAAGACTTTATTGTATTTCACTGGGGGTGACCGTCTTGAAATGGAAGGAGCAGAAAACCAGAACATGTGCTTGTATAATAAGCAGGAGAAAACAATGTCTTAGGATACATAGAAACCTGGAATACAGAATGAgtctaatttaatttttttctgtgtgacatcactgagcTGTTACAGAAAAACCAGGGCATGAGGCCAAGAGCCGAGTCAGCAGGGGTTTAACTGGCCATCGAGGTGTCCTGTTGAGTCTTATCTAGTACCACAGGAGAATTCAGTTTTCTGGGCCCAGAATCTTCTTCTTCCTTACACTAGAAAAAGAAAGACGAATCCTCCACTTCACAGAACtggcgttttttgtttttttactgcacGTGTAAGAAAAAAACTTAACTGATGTCCTACTCTCTACATATAGTATAGAACATATTTACACTTATTTACAAACTCTTATTTATCTAGATTGAGTGGTGCCGTGGTGCTGAGAGGAAGTGATTGACATGTGGATTAGAGAATGGGTTCCTCTGATCTCATTCTTGCTCATTGTGGTCTGGCAAACCTTGATAGGGATTTGCTGGGAGTGAATTCACTTCAAGTAGGCTGTACGACAGATAAATGACACTtcactcagacactgacacaaaccctctcctctctctctctctctctcgtcatcTGTCTCTGTAAGCGCCGCATATCTgcagcagcacacaaccaaGACAAGGACACTACCATTTCAGCTCGACTGAAGGATGTGATGTCAATTAACGTGTCACATGTCATTGTAAAaagtaatattacaaaaacattgTTGTAACATTTATATGCTGAGCTGGCTCATCACTCTATTCTTCTCTGTGTTGGAAACATGGTGTCCGTACATTTCTCATCATATAAATCACCCGTGCTGGATTATGCCTTCATCCCATGTGCCTCATAGTCTATAACACTAGGCTTTTATTTGGCTGCATTTTGAGCAAATATCCATTAAGGCATAATATATCCCATTATGTTTACAATAGTGTGGGGAAATCATCAGTTAATGACCTAAGAAAGATTTGATAATGAGATGGATCacattaacaataaataatacagTGCAATAATGTTGATGAAAAACTCATATAGtatgttcattattttatttttttaataaaactttatttcctACGGAAACGTATTGCATTCACCTAAATAATTTGCCTGACCCTGCATGGTGCTAACGTATGTAAATAGTTCCATGTGACGTGTTGACGTACAGTAACTACCTTCTCTGCTGCTAAATTACCCGACATAAACATGTCTGTGcagcatttattttcatcatgcTGGACGAGGAATTGAAAACTACAGACGTTCCATCCCTTGGATATCACACTGGATTAAAGTAAACAACTGGAACTGGGACATCTTTGCTTTCAAGCACCGATCAAGACGGGAAGCTTCTCCGCTATCTCAGTCACTCAGAAAAACTGACCCCCCCCCgaaattttttttttcggaAAAACATATCCctaaa of Solea solea chromosome 16, fSolSol10.1, whole genome shotgun sequence contains these proteins:
- the pvalb6 gene encoding parvalbumin 6, which translates into the protein MAMNSILNTDDIKKALDAFKAADSFDHKKFFEMVGLKTRPFDDVKKIFTVLDADNSGFIEEEELKFVLKGFAKDGRDLTDKETKAFLKAADKDGDGKIGVEEFAAMVKE